The following are from one region of the Quercus robur chromosome 1, dhQueRobu3.1, whole genome shotgun sequence genome:
- the LOC126715421 gene encoding uncharacterized protein LOC126715421 → MALIKSNQTPIKIMILTILTVLLLGPVSQTHARKPHVITFRSPNLYPEGLTYDPSAQHFLVGSVRDRKIESVSDAGVVETLISDLDLPENATVLGLAVDTVNKRLLAAVTAVDPLAHFTALASYDLQKRRRIFLSVLEDDDVTTATTRQTANDVAVDFEGNAYVTNSVSNFIWKVNKEGQPSIFSKSKVFTAQHVDQNAPFSFCGLNGIAYVSKGYLLVVQSNTGKMYKVDADDGTARQVLLNRDLSFADGMAIRRDGVVLVVSHKKLWFLKSQDSWAEGVVFDEVELDEEGFATSVAVGAEDRAYVLYGHVLEGHINGISGREGFRIEEVRSERENEDEKVWVYVLVGLGLAYFLFWRFQMKQLVRNMDKKTN, encoded by the coding sequence ATGGCTCTGATTAAATCCAATCAAACCCCAATCAAGATCATGATCCTCACAATCCTGACCGTCCTTTTACTGGGCCCAGTTTCTCAAACCCACGCCAGAAAGCCCCACGTCATCACCTTCCGATCCCCGAACCTCTACCCTGAAGGCCTAACCTACGACCCATCGGCCCAACACTTCCTCGTAGGTTCTGTCCGCGACCGCAAAATCGAGTCTGTCTCCGACGCTGGAGTCGTCGAAACTCTAATCTCCGACCTCGACCTCCCCGAAAACGCCACCGTTTTGGGCCTGGCCGTAGACACCGTCAACAAACGCCTCCTCGCCGCCGTCACCGCCGTCGATCCGCTCGCTCACTTCACCGCCCTGGCCTCTTACGACCTCCAAAAACGACGCCGCATCTTCCTCTCCGTACTCGAAGACGATGACGTCACCACCGCGACGACACGTCAGACAGCAAACGACGTCGCGGTGGATTTCGAAGGAAACGCCTACGTAACCAACTCGGTCTCGAACTTCATCTGGAAAGTCAACAAGGAAGGACAGCCGTCGATCTTCTCGAAATCAAAGGTTTTCACTGCCCAACACGTGGACCAAAACGCACCGTTTAGTTTCTGCGGGCTAAACGGGATCGCTTACGTCAGCAAGGGGTACTTGTTGGTGGTGCAATCCAATACGGGCAAGATGTACAAGGTCGACGCGGACGACGGGACTGCGAGGCAGGTTTTGTTGAACAGAGATTTGAGTTTTGCTGATGGGATGGCGATACGAAGAGACGGCGTCGTTTTGGTGGTGTCCCACAAGAAGCTGTGGTTTTTGAAGAGCCAGGATAGTTGGGCGGAAGGTGTGGTGTTCGACGAGGTTGAGCTCGACGAGGAAGGGTTTGCGACCTCGGTGGCGGTGGGTGCGGAAGACAGGGCTTACGTGTTGTATGGGCATGTGTTGGAGGGACATATCAATGGGATTTCAGGGAGAGAGGGGTTTAGGATTGAGGAAGTGAGGTCTGAGAGAGAGAACGAGGATGAGAAGGTTTGGGTTTATGTTTTGGTTGGTTTGGGTTTGGCTTATTTCTTGTTTTGGAGGTTTCAGATGAAACAGCTTGTTAGGAACATGGATAAGAAGACCaattga
- the LOC126715430 gene encoding uncharacterized protein LOC126715430, whose product MAFFSLKMVGPPLPAGLGEKHIPTKTSIPLLQLKSEKGWKTEVPINLSVSRRDMMIYLTAGILSGPTEPVEARVVKPEIRRKIREKLDMLREKAGVSKPKNENGTKTPPAPPSAKEKELSLLPPLPIPSPNSKKPLVEATLP is encoded by the exons ATGGCATTCTTTAGCTTGAAGATGGTGGGGCCCCCACTTCCTGCAGGGCTTGGAGAAAAACACATACCCACAAAGACATCTATTCCTCTTCTTCAG ttgaaaagtgaaaaaggaTGGAAAACAGAAGTCCCAATAAACTTGAGTGTTTCACGAAGAGATATGATGATATATTTGACTGCTGGGATTTTGAGTGGTCCAACAGAGCCTGTTGAAGCACGTGTTGTGAAACCTGAGATCAGGAGAAAGATCAGGGAAAAACTTGATATGCTTAGGGAAAAGGCTGgcgtatcaaaaccaaaaaatgagaACGGGACGAAGACACCCCCAGCACCACCATCAGCAAAGGAGAAAGAGCTTTCACTCTTGCCGCCACTGCCAATACCATCTCCAAATTCTAAAAAACCTCTGGTGGAAGCAACTCTTCCCTGA